In Oryza brachyantha chromosome 2, ObraRS2, whole genome shotgun sequence, a single window of DNA contains:
- the LOC102711229 gene encoding uncharacterized protein LOC102711229 isoform X2: protein MVSNGHCNSSNKSFERLISRRALQMGSSAPCKIWALGFFCGVCIVYLFGVALPPIQILMIRSAHPPLQRAILWNSTSTEPDGATATDGLSVLQEKIETATNGEDIDEVGQMHLYNAWSSFLDTTGDEAMKSSDMPRPPHLENCSLNCERNKKFDSYGDDGTFPPWTLWKGPLGLELFNQNYSEEWKQMYFRSNAKSDRPPYPPWIAGSDEENYPLTRKVQRDIWIHQHPPNCSDPSLRFLYADWERLPGFGIGAQLAGMSGLLAIAIKERRILVAGYYNRADHSGCKGLARSSWSCYFLPETSADCQKRALDLMQSKDSWANGIIKVKENYTSKQIWAGHIPRVWGRPWKYMQPTTEIDGKLITNHRKMDRRWWIAQGVRYLMRFQSEYMCRLLNVARHSAFGMQAAKTVLENVPDPPKTSITRIESDIERLVWSEHKPYIPKPLISMHVRMGDKACEMEVAGFEKYMELAGRLRKHFPTLKNIWLSTEMQEVIEKTKLYPTWNFYFTNVTRQDVNVSMAMYEASLGRETSTNYPLVNFIMATEADFFIGALGSTWCYLIDGMRNTAGKVMSGYLSVNKDRFWHHFLVLLLAILGQE, encoded by the exons ATGGTGAGTAATGGCCactgcaacagcagcaacaagaGCTTTGAAAGGCTTATATCTAGGAGGGCTCTGCAGATGGGGAGCTCTGCTCCCTGCAAAATATGGGCACTGGGTTTCTTCTGTGGTGTCTGCATTGTGTACTTGTTTGGTGTTGCTCTACCACCAATCCAAATCCTGATGATCCGATCGGCGCATCCACCGTTGCAGCGAGCAATCCTGTGGAATTCAACATCGACCGAACCTG ATGGAGCTACAGCAACAGATGGCTTATCTGTTTTACAAGAAAAGATAGAAACAGCCACGAATGGCGAGGACATCGACGAAGTTGGTCAAATGCATCTGTATAATGCTTGGAGCAGTTTTCTAGATACCACTGGAGATGAAGCTATGAAAAGTTCAGACATGCCGCGGCCACCTCATCTAGAGAATTGCAGTCTTAACTGTGaaagaaataagaaatttGACAGTTACGGCGATGATGGCACATTTCCTCCTTGGACATTATGGAAAGGGCCACTTGGGCTCGAGTTATTCAACCAAAACTATTCAGAAGAGTGGAAGCAAATGTATTTCAGGTCAAATGCTAAATCTGACAGACCGCCGTATCCTCCTTGG ATTGCAGGATCAGATGAAGAAAACTATCCACTGACCAGAAAAGTGCAGAGAGATATATGGATTCACCAACATCCTCCAAACTGCAGTGATCCAAGCTTGAGGTTTCTTTATGCAGACTGGGAGAGGCTACCTGGATTTGGTATAGGTGCACAACTTGCTGGAATGTCAGGACTTCTTGCTATTGCtataaaagagagaaggaTTCTGGTTGCAGGATACTACAACCGTGCTGATCACAGTGGTTGTAAAG GGCTAGCAAGATCTAGCTGGTCGTGTTACTTTTTACCTGAAACATCTGCAGACTGCCAGAAACGCGCTTTAGATCTCATGCAAAGCAAAGATTCTTGGGCAAATGGAATTATAAAAGTGAAGGAGAACTATACCTCCAAGCAAATATGGGCTGGGCATATACCTAG GGTATGGGGTAGACCATGGAAATATATGCAGCCAACAACAGAGATAGATGGGAAACTGATTACAAATCATCGTAAAATGGATCGGAGATGGTGGATAGCACAG GGTGTGAGATACTTAATGAGGTTCCAGTCAGAGTACATGTGCAGACTACTTAATGTGGCTAGACATTCAGCATTTGGCATGCAAGCAGCAAAGACGGTACTTGAAAATGTCCCGGATCCACCAAAG ACTAGCATTACCAGAATAGAATCCGACATCGAACGACTTGTGTGGTCAGAGCATAAACCATATATACCCAAGCCTCTTATCAGCATGCATGTAAGGATGGGGGACAAAGCTTGTGAAATGGAAGTAGCTGGCTTTGAGAAATACATGGAGTTGGCTGGCCGCCTCCGAAAACATTTTCCAACTCTCAAGAACATCTGGCTTTCTACTGAAATGCAG GAAGTTatcgaaaaaacaaaattatatccCACATGGAATTTCTATTTCACAAACGTGACGCGTCAAGATGTCAATGTGAGCATGGCAATGTATGAGGCCAGCCTGGGCCGTGAGACCAGCACAAACTATCCCCTTGTCAATTTCATCATGGCCACTGAAGCAGATTTCTTCATTGGAGCACTAGGATCAACATGGTGCTACCTCATCGACGGCATGCGGAACACAGCAGGAAAGGTGATGTCTGGCTATCTGTCAGTGAACAAGGACCGGTTCTG GCACCATTTTCTAGTGCTTCTACTTGCAATTCTTGGCCAAGAGTGA
- the LOC102711229 gene encoding uncharacterized protein LOC102711229 isoform X5 — MVSNGHCNSSNKSFERLISRRALQMGSSAPCKIWALGFFCGVCIVYLFGVALPPIQILMIRSAHPPLQRAILWNSTSTEPDGATATDGLSVLQEKIETATNGEDIDEVGQMHLYNAWSSFLDTTGDEAMKSSDMPRPPHLENCSLNCERNKKFDSYGDDGTFPPWTLWKGPLGLELFNQNYSEEWKQMYFRSNAKSDRPPYPPWIAGSDEENYPLTRKVQRDIWIHQHPPNCSDPSLRFLYADWERLPGFGIGAQLAGMSGLLAIAIKERRILVAGYYNRADHSGCKGLARSSWSCYFLPETSADCQKRALDLMQSKDSWANGIIKVKENYTSKQIWAGHIPRVWGRPWKYMQPTTEIDGKLITNHRKMDRRWWIAQGVRYLMRFQSEYMCRLLNVARHSAFGMQAAKTVLENVPDPPKTSITRIESDIERLVWSEHKPYIPKPLISMHVRMGDKACEMEVAGFEKYMELAGRLRKHFPTLKNIWLSTEMQEVIEKTKLYPTWNFYFTNVTRQDVNVSMAMYEASLGRETSTNYPLVNFIMATEADFFIGALGSTWCYLIDGMRNTAGKVMSGYLSVNKDRF; from the exons ATGGTGAGTAATGGCCactgcaacagcagcaacaagaGCTTTGAAAGGCTTATATCTAGGAGGGCTCTGCAGATGGGGAGCTCTGCTCCCTGCAAAATATGGGCACTGGGTTTCTTCTGTGGTGTCTGCATTGTGTACTTGTTTGGTGTTGCTCTACCACCAATCCAAATCCTGATGATCCGATCGGCGCATCCACCGTTGCAGCGAGCAATCCTGTGGAATTCAACATCGACCGAACCTG ATGGAGCTACAGCAACAGATGGCTTATCTGTTTTACAAGAAAAGATAGAAACAGCCACGAATGGCGAGGACATCGACGAAGTTGGTCAAATGCATCTGTATAATGCTTGGAGCAGTTTTCTAGATACCACTGGAGATGAAGCTATGAAAAGTTCAGACATGCCGCGGCCACCTCATCTAGAGAATTGCAGTCTTAACTGTGaaagaaataagaaatttGACAGTTACGGCGATGATGGCACATTTCCTCCTTGGACATTATGGAAAGGGCCACTTGGGCTCGAGTTATTCAACCAAAACTATTCAGAAGAGTGGAAGCAAATGTATTTCAGGTCAAATGCTAAATCTGACAGACCGCCGTATCCTCCTTGG ATTGCAGGATCAGATGAAGAAAACTATCCACTGACCAGAAAAGTGCAGAGAGATATATGGATTCACCAACATCCTCCAAACTGCAGTGATCCAAGCTTGAGGTTTCTTTATGCAGACTGGGAGAGGCTACCTGGATTTGGTATAGGTGCACAACTTGCTGGAATGTCAGGACTTCTTGCTATTGCtataaaagagagaaggaTTCTGGTTGCAGGATACTACAACCGTGCTGATCACAGTGGTTGTAAAG GGCTAGCAAGATCTAGCTGGTCGTGTTACTTTTTACCTGAAACATCTGCAGACTGCCAGAAACGCGCTTTAGATCTCATGCAAAGCAAAGATTCTTGGGCAAATGGAATTATAAAAGTGAAGGAGAACTATACCTCCAAGCAAATATGGGCTGGGCATATACCTAG GGTATGGGGTAGACCATGGAAATATATGCAGCCAACAACAGAGATAGATGGGAAACTGATTACAAATCATCGTAAAATGGATCGGAGATGGTGGATAGCACAG GGTGTGAGATACTTAATGAGGTTCCAGTCAGAGTACATGTGCAGACTACTTAATGTGGCTAGACATTCAGCATTTGGCATGCAAGCAGCAAAGACGGTACTTGAAAATGTCCCGGATCCACCAAAG ACTAGCATTACCAGAATAGAATCCGACATCGAACGACTTGTGTGGTCAGAGCATAAACCATATATACCCAAGCCTCTTATCAGCATGCATGTAAGGATGGGGGACAAAGCTTGTGAAATGGAAGTAGCTGGCTTTGAGAAATACATGGAGTTGGCTGGCCGCCTCCGAAAACATTTTCCAACTCTCAAGAACATCTGGCTTTCTACTGAAATGCAG GAAGTTatcgaaaaaacaaaattatatccCACATGGAATTTCTATTTCACAAACGTGACGCGTCAAGATGTCAATGTGAGCATGGCAATGTATGAGGCCAGCCTGGGCCGTGAGACCAGCACAAACTATCCCCTTGTCAATTTCATCATGGCCACTGAAGCAGATTTCTTCATTGGAGCACTAGGATCAACATGGTGCTACCTCATCGACGGCATGCGGAACACAGCAGGAAAGGTGATGTCTGGCTATCTGTCAGTGAACAAGGACCGGTTCTG A
- the LOC102711229 gene encoding uncharacterized protein LOC102711229 isoform X1 gives MVSNGHCNSSNKSFERLISRRALQMGSSAPCKIWALGFFCGVCIVYLFGVALPPIQILMIRSAHPPLQRAILWNSTSTEPDGATATDGLSVLQEKIETATNGEDIDEVGQMHLYNAWSSFLDTTGDEAMKSSDMPRPPHLENCSLNCERNKKFDSYGDDGTFPPWTLWKGPLGLELFNQNYSEEWKQMYFRSNAKSDRPPYPPWIAGSDEENYPLTRKVQRDIWIHQHPPNCSDPSLRFLYADWERLPGFGIGAQLAGMSGLLAIAIKERRILVAGYYNRADHSGCKGLARSSWSCYFLPETSADCQKRALDLMQSKDSWANGIIKVKENYTSKQIWAGHIPRVWGRPWKYMQPTTEIDGKLITNHRKMDRRWWIAQGVRYLMRFQSEYMCRLLNVARHSAFGMQAAKTVLENVPDPPKTSITRIESDIERLVWSEHKPYIPKPLISMHVRMGDKACEMEVAGFEKYMELAGRLRKHFPTLKNIWLSTEMQEVIEKTKLYPTWNFYFTNVTRQDVNVSMAMYEASLGRETSTNYPLVNFIMATEADFFIGALGSTWCYLIDGMRNTAGKVMSGYLSVNKDRFWSHFVVKWTLMKWQQQPAKEGRKKKKRAFIVFCVHVKEH, from the exons ATGGTGAGTAATGGCCactgcaacagcagcaacaagaGCTTTGAAAGGCTTATATCTAGGAGGGCTCTGCAGATGGGGAGCTCTGCTCCCTGCAAAATATGGGCACTGGGTTTCTTCTGTGGTGTCTGCATTGTGTACTTGTTTGGTGTTGCTCTACCACCAATCCAAATCCTGATGATCCGATCGGCGCATCCACCGTTGCAGCGAGCAATCCTGTGGAATTCAACATCGACCGAACCTG ATGGAGCTACAGCAACAGATGGCTTATCTGTTTTACAAGAAAAGATAGAAACAGCCACGAATGGCGAGGACATCGACGAAGTTGGTCAAATGCATCTGTATAATGCTTGGAGCAGTTTTCTAGATACCACTGGAGATGAAGCTATGAAAAGTTCAGACATGCCGCGGCCACCTCATCTAGAGAATTGCAGTCTTAACTGTGaaagaaataagaaatttGACAGTTACGGCGATGATGGCACATTTCCTCCTTGGACATTATGGAAAGGGCCACTTGGGCTCGAGTTATTCAACCAAAACTATTCAGAAGAGTGGAAGCAAATGTATTTCAGGTCAAATGCTAAATCTGACAGACCGCCGTATCCTCCTTGG ATTGCAGGATCAGATGAAGAAAACTATCCACTGACCAGAAAAGTGCAGAGAGATATATGGATTCACCAACATCCTCCAAACTGCAGTGATCCAAGCTTGAGGTTTCTTTATGCAGACTGGGAGAGGCTACCTGGATTTGGTATAGGTGCACAACTTGCTGGAATGTCAGGACTTCTTGCTATTGCtataaaagagagaaggaTTCTGGTTGCAGGATACTACAACCGTGCTGATCACAGTGGTTGTAAAG GGCTAGCAAGATCTAGCTGGTCGTGTTACTTTTTACCTGAAACATCTGCAGACTGCCAGAAACGCGCTTTAGATCTCATGCAAAGCAAAGATTCTTGGGCAAATGGAATTATAAAAGTGAAGGAGAACTATACCTCCAAGCAAATATGGGCTGGGCATATACCTAG GGTATGGGGTAGACCATGGAAATATATGCAGCCAACAACAGAGATAGATGGGAAACTGATTACAAATCATCGTAAAATGGATCGGAGATGGTGGATAGCACAG GGTGTGAGATACTTAATGAGGTTCCAGTCAGAGTACATGTGCAGACTACTTAATGTGGCTAGACATTCAGCATTTGGCATGCAAGCAGCAAAGACGGTACTTGAAAATGTCCCGGATCCACCAAAG ACTAGCATTACCAGAATAGAATCCGACATCGAACGACTTGTGTGGTCAGAGCATAAACCATATATACCCAAGCCTCTTATCAGCATGCATGTAAGGATGGGGGACAAAGCTTGTGAAATGGAAGTAGCTGGCTTTGAGAAATACATGGAGTTGGCTGGCCGCCTCCGAAAACATTTTCCAACTCTCAAGAACATCTGGCTTTCTACTGAAATGCAG GAAGTTatcgaaaaaacaaaattatatccCACATGGAATTTCTATTTCACAAACGTGACGCGTCAAGATGTCAATGTGAGCATGGCAATGTATGAGGCCAGCCTGGGCCGTGAGACCAGCACAAACTATCCCCTTGTCAATTTCATCATGGCCACTGAAGCAGATTTCTTCATTGGAGCACTAGGATCAACATGGTGCTACCTCATCGACGGCATGCGGAACACAGCAGGAAAGGTGATGTCTGGCTATCTGTCAGTGAACAAGGACCGGTTCTG GTCACATTTTGTTGTGAAGTGGACACTCATGAAATGGCAACAGCAGCCAgcaaaggaaggaaggaagaagaaaaaaagggccTTTATTGTGTTTTGCGTTCATGTTAAGGAGCATTAA
- the LOC102711229 gene encoding uncharacterized protein LOC102711229 isoform X4 — MVSNGHCNSSNKSFERLISRRALQMGSSAPCKIWALGFFCGVCIVYLFGVALPPIQILMIRSAHPPLQRAILWNSTSTEPDGATATDGLSVLQEKIETATNGEDIDEVGQMHLYNAWSSFLDTTGDEAMKSSDMPRPPHLENCSLNCERNKKFDSYGDDGTFPPWTLWKGPLGLELFNQNYSEEWKQMYFRSNAKSDRPPYPPWIAGSDEENYPLTRKVQRDIWIHQHPPNCSDPSLRFLYADWERLPGFGIGAQLAGMSGLLAIAIKERRILVAGYYNRADHSGCKGLARSSWSCYFLPETSADCQKRALDLMQSKDSWANGIIKVKENYTSKQIWAGHIPRVWGRPWKYMQPTTEIDGKLITNHRKMDRRWWIAQGVRYLMRFQSEYMCRLLNVARHSAFGMQAAKTVLENVPDPPKTSITRIESDIERLVWSEHKPYIPKPLISMHVRMGDKACEMEVAGFEKYMELAGRLRKHFPTLKNIWLSTEMQEVIEKTKLYPTWNFYFTNVTRQDVNVSMAMYEASLGRETSTNYPLVNFIMATEADFFIGALGSTWCYLIDGMRNTAGKVMSGYLSVNKDRFW, encoded by the exons ATGGTGAGTAATGGCCactgcaacagcagcaacaagaGCTTTGAAAGGCTTATATCTAGGAGGGCTCTGCAGATGGGGAGCTCTGCTCCCTGCAAAATATGGGCACTGGGTTTCTTCTGTGGTGTCTGCATTGTGTACTTGTTTGGTGTTGCTCTACCACCAATCCAAATCCTGATGATCCGATCGGCGCATCCACCGTTGCAGCGAGCAATCCTGTGGAATTCAACATCGACCGAACCTG ATGGAGCTACAGCAACAGATGGCTTATCTGTTTTACAAGAAAAGATAGAAACAGCCACGAATGGCGAGGACATCGACGAAGTTGGTCAAATGCATCTGTATAATGCTTGGAGCAGTTTTCTAGATACCACTGGAGATGAAGCTATGAAAAGTTCAGACATGCCGCGGCCACCTCATCTAGAGAATTGCAGTCTTAACTGTGaaagaaataagaaatttGACAGTTACGGCGATGATGGCACATTTCCTCCTTGGACATTATGGAAAGGGCCACTTGGGCTCGAGTTATTCAACCAAAACTATTCAGAAGAGTGGAAGCAAATGTATTTCAGGTCAAATGCTAAATCTGACAGACCGCCGTATCCTCCTTGG ATTGCAGGATCAGATGAAGAAAACTATCCACTGACCAGAAAAGTGCAGAGAGATATATGGATTCACCAACATCCTCCAAACTGCAGTGATCCAAGCTTGAGGTTTCTTTATGCAGACTGGGAGAGGCTACCTGGATTTGGTATAGGTGCACAACTTGCTGGAATGTCAGGACTTCTTGCTATTGCtataaaagagagaaggaTTCTGGTTGCAGGATACTACAACCGTGCTGATCACAGTGGTTGTAAAG GGCTAGCAAGATCTAGCTGGTCGTGTTACTTTTTACCTGAAACATCTGCAGACTGCCAGAAACGCGCTTTAGATCTCATGCAAAGCAAAGATTCTTGGGCAAATGGAATTATAAAAGTGAAGGAGAACTATACCTCCAAGCAAATATGGGCTGGGCATATACCTAG GGTATGGGGTAGACCATGGAAATATATGCAGCCAACAACAGAGATAGATGGGAAACTGATTACAAATCATCGTAAAATGGATCGGAGATGGTGGATAGCACAG GGTGTGAGATACTTAATGAGGTTCCAGTCAGAGTACATGTGCAGACTACTTAATGTGGCTAGACATTCAGCATTTGGCATGCAAGCAGCAAAGACGGTACTTGAAAATGTCCCGGATCCACCAAAG ACTAGCATTACCAGAATAGAATCCGACATCGAACGACTTGTGTGGTCAGAGCATAAACCATATATACCCAAGCCTCTTATCAGCATGCATGTAAGGATGGGGGACAAAGCTTGTGAAATGGAAGTAGCTGGCTTTGAGAAATACATGGAGTTGGCTGGCCGCCTCCGAAAACATTTTCCAACTCTCAAGAACATCTGGCTTTCTACTGAAATGCAG GAAGTTatcgaaaaaacaaaattatatccCACATGGAATTTCTATTTCACAAACGTGACGCGTCAAGATGTCAATGTGAGCATGGCAATGTATGAGGCCAGCCTGGGCCGTGAGACCAGCACAAACTATCCCCTTGTCAATTTCATCATGGCCACTGAAGCAGATTTCTTCATTGGAGCACTAGGATCAACATGGTGCTACCTCATCGACGGCATGCGGAACACAGCAGGAAAGGTGATGTCTGGCTATCTGTCAGTGAACAAGGACCGGTTCTGGTAA
- the LOC102711229 gene encoding uncharacterized protein LOC102711229 isoform X3, with amino-acid sequence MVSNGHCNSSNKSFERLISRRALQMGSSAPCKIWALGFFCGVCIVYLFGVALPPIQILMIRSAHPPLQRAILWNSTSTEPDGATATDGLSVLQEKIETATNGEDIDEVGQMHLYNAWSSFLDTTGDEAMKSSDMPRPPHLENCSLNCERNKKFDSYGDDGTFPPWTLWKGPLGLELFNQNYSEEWKQMYFRSNAKSDRPPYPPWIAGSDEENYPLTRKVQRDIWIHQHPPNCSDPSLRFLYADWERLPGFGIGAQLAGMSGLLAIAIKERRILVAGYYNRADHSGCKGLARSSWSCYFLPETSADCQKRALDLMQSKDSWANGIIKVKENYTSKQIWAGHIPRVWGRPWKYMQPTTEIDGKLITNHRKMDRRWWIAQGVRYLMRFQSEYMCRLLNVARHSAFGMQAAKTVLENVPDPPKTSITRIESDIERLVWSEHKPYIPKPLISMHVRMGDKACEMEVAGFEKYMELAGRLRKHFPTLKNIWLSTEMQEVIEKTKLYPTWNFYFTNVTRQDVNVSMAMYEASLGRETSTNYPLVNFIMATEADFFIGALGSTWCYLIDGMRNTAGKVMSGYLSVNKDRFWKSDKR; translated from the exons ATGGTGAGTAATGGCCactgcaacagcagcaacaagaGCTTTGAAAGGCTTATATCTAGGAGGGCTCTGCAGATGGGGAGCTCTGCTCCCTGCAAAATATGGGCACTGGGTTTCTTCTGTGGTGTCTGCATTGTGTACTTGTTTGGTGTTGCTCTACCACCAATCCAAATCCTGATGATCCGATCGGCGCATCCACCGTTGCAGCGAGCAATCCTGTGGAATTCAACATCGACCGAACCTG ATGGAGCTACAGCAACAGATGGCTTATCTGTTTTACAAGAAAAGATAGAAACAGCCACGAATGGCGAGGACATCGACGAAGTTGGTCAAATGCATCTGTATAATGCTTGGAGCAGTTTTCTAGATACCACTGGAGATGAAGCTATGAAAAGTTCAGACATGCCGCGGCCACCTCATCTAGAGAATTGCAGTCTTAACTGTGaaagaaataagaaatttGACAGTTACGGCGATGATGGCACATTTCCTCCTTGGACATTATGGAAAGGGCCACTTGGGCTCGAGTTATTCAACCAAAACTATTCAGAAGAGTGGAAGCAAATGTATTTCAGGTCAAATGCTAAATCTGACAGACCGCCGTATCCTCCTTGG ATTGCAGGATCAGATGAAGAAAACTATCCACTGACCAGAAAAGTGCAGAGAGATATATGGATTCACCAACATCCTCCAAACTGCAGTGATCCAAGCTTGAGGTTTCTTTATGCAGACTGGGAGAGGCTACCTGGATTTGGTATAGGTGCACAACTTGCTGGAATGTCAGGACTTCTTGCTATTGCtataaaagagagaaggaTTCTGGTTGCAGGATACTACAACCGTGCTGATCACAGTGGTTGTAAAG GGCTAGCAAGATCTAGCTGGTCGTGTTACTTTTTACCTGAAACATCTGCAGACTGCCAGAAACGCGCTTTAGATCTCATGCAAAGCAAAGATTCTTGGGCAAATGGAATTATAAAAGTGAAGGAGAACTATACCTCCAAGCAAATATGGGCTGGGCATATACCTAG GGTATGGGGTAGACCATGGAAATATATGCAGCCAACAACAGAGATAGATGGGAAACTGATTACAAATCATCGTAAAATGGATCGGAGATGGTGGATAGCACAG GGTGTGAGATACTTAATGAGGTTCCAGTCAGAGTACATGTGCAGACTACTTAATGTGGCTAGACATTCAGCATTTGGCATGCAAGCAGCAAAGACGGTACTTGAAAATGTCCCGGATCCACCAAAG ACTAGCATTACCAGAATAGAATCCGACATCGAACGACTTGTGTGGTCAGAGCATAAACCATATATACCCAAGCCTCTTATCAGCATGCATGTAAGGATGGGGGACAAAGCTTGTGAAATGGAAGTAGCTGGCTTTGAGAAATACATGGAGTTGGCTGGCCGCCTCCGAAAACATTTTCCAACTCTCAAGAACATCTGGCTTTCTACTGAAATGCAG GAAGTTatcgaaaaaacaaaattatatccCACATGGAATTTCTATTTCACAAACGTGACGCGTCAAGATGTCAATGTGAGCATGGCAATGTATGAGGCCAGCCTGGGCCGTGAGACCAGCACAAACTATCCCCTTGTCAATTTCATCATGGCCACTGAAGCAGATTTCTTCATTGGAGCACTAGGATCAACATGGTGCTACCTCATCGACGGCATGCGGAACACAGCAGGAAAGGTGATGTCTGGCTATCTGTCAGTGAACAAGGACCGGTTCTG GAAATCTGATAAAAGGTAA